The Bradyrhizobium sp. LLZ17 genomic sequence CGCCAGTTCGGTAAGCCCGATGATTGGCTGAGAACATCGCGAACGGTGATTAATGCCGCACGTGGATCATCTTTGACGTAATTGGGCACGTACATCGAGAGGGGGTGTCCAGCGACAATAGCCCCGCATCGACAAGTTGCAACACGGCATAGGCAAAAACCGGTTTGGATAATGAAGCGGCTTCGAAGATCGTGTTCCCGTCGACCGGCGCACCTGTCGATGCGTCACGTACACCTATGGCTCTTGTTTCGGCAATGCTGCCGCCGCGTACGATAGCAAAAGCGAGCCCGGGTACTCGACCGTCTTTGAGAAGCTGCTCAATATCTGCGGCGCGACCTTGGCTGGGCCCGATTACACATAACCAAATGCAAACCGAGACCATCGCGACACAAAGAAACCGCATCTCAAGGCACCTGCTTTGTAGCGACGCTTTTCGTCATCTGTAACACGTCGCGTTGTCAAATTCCGCCGACTTCCGAATTGGCCCTCAGCCGGAGGTCGCCTTAAGACATCTCATGTCGGCTGCCGCAGGCAAACCGGACGTCGATCCAGCCTGGCGTCTACCGCCGCTTCCGGGCCTTCGGTGCTGAGCCCAAGAGATTTTTGCTCACCACCCAGCTGCGGATGGCCTGGATGAGTTCGGCCTTGCGTTCCAGCGGCAGCCAGTGTCCCGAGGGCAGACTCGTCACGGTAAGGTCCGCGCAGGCCGCGCGCATCGGATCGGCTTGGCGATTTCCAGTGATGCTGCAGATCTGGTCAAAGTCGCCGTTGACGAACAGCACCGGCTGCGACAGGCGGCCGCCATTCGGCGCCCTGCGCGCGTAAGCGATGTTGGCGTCATCGTTCAGGTACCACGCGCAGGAGGGACGGAAGCCGTGAACCCTGAATGCCTGCACCAGCACGTCGAAGTCCGCCGGCGGCCAGAGCGCCGGGTCGGGTTGAATCAGCGATGCGCGGTGCGCGGCGCCAAAGCGCCCGCCGTTGCGCGTGACCACCGCATTCGGCGAAACCTTGCCGACGCCCGCGGCATCGCCTCGCCGGAAGATCGAAGCCAGCGATGCCGCCTGGTCTGCATCGAGGTCGGCGACCGCCGCCTCGAAATGCGTCGTGTAGTAGCGGTAGTAGTCCCATTGACCATCAGGATACTGGTCAGCCGGATAAATCGTCCGGTCTACCAGAGGGACGACCGTGCGTAAGACGTGCCCGTCTGGCTGATAGGCCAGCGAAGTCAATACGACGCCACGGCTGCGCTCCGGCTCATGCGCCGCCAACTCAGCGGCCACGACAACGCCCCAGTCGTGGCTGACCCAGATCGCAGGCTTGCCGCCGAGATGGTCGTGGAGCTCTGTCATGTCCGCCACGACTTCCTCGATGGCGTAAGCGTCGTTGGATGCAGGCGCGGAGGAGCCGCCGAAACCACGCAGATCAGGCGCGACGCAGTGCCAGCCGTCGGCGGCGAATGCGTCCATCTGGGCGCGCCACATCAAACCGATGCTCGGCCAGCCGTGAAGGAAGATCATCAACGGTCCGTTGGCCGGCCCGCACGCGATGTAGTGCGTTGTCTGACGCGGCGTGCTGAAATTGTGAGAAATCAGCGTGGAAGGTTGCGTTCGCGGTGCTGCGGCCGAAGGGGGCGTGGTCAGTGCAGCTTCAGGACCGGGCGGGTGAAGTGGTGCTGTCATGGTCAAGCTCCGGTTGACTCACATCGCCCATTGAAATGCAGACCTCGAGGAGGGGCGGGCGTTCGCGATAACGCTTGGGCTAGCGGGCCGTTCACCCTGCCTCTCCCAGGGCTATCGCATATGGAGCCGATTTCTCTGTGGCCATCCTTCGAGACGCCCGCCTTCGGCGGGCCCTCAGGATGAGGACCGAGTGTGCGGCAGGAGTTTCAACGGGCTCCGATGCCGCTTAGCCTCATCCTGAGGAGACCGCGAAGCGGTCGTCTCGAAGGACGAGGCGCGCGCTCAGACCGCCGAAAATGCCATATGCGATCGCCCTGCTGTCTCTCCCGGCCCGGCCTGCCTTCGTCGAACGGCCCTGGCGAGAGGGACCGCGCGCTCAACCACATTCGTCATTGCGAGCGAAGCGAAGCAATCCAGATCCCTGCGCGCAGGCACTCTGGATTGCTTCGTCGCAAGAGCTCCTCGCAATGACGGCGCGGAGAAAGCGTAGCGCGTCAACTTTGGTCTCGTGCGCGGACGTCGCGCGCTGGCGCGCTCGCACGTTTTGGTCGCGAGGGGAGGCCAAAAATGAAACGGGGCCCGCAAGGGCCCCGCAAAAGTCTTCAACGTCCCGCGATGTTACTTGATCTTGGATTCGCGGAATTCGACGTGCTTGCGCGCGACCGGGTCGTACTTCTTCTTGACCAGCTTGTCGGTCATGGTGCGCGAATTCTTCTTGGCGACGTAGTAAAAACCGGTGTCGGCCGAGGACACGAGCTTGACCTTGATGGTGACCGCTTTGGCCATGTTCTGAACCTCAGGAAATAGGGAATCTGGAGCCGGCCAAACGGCCCGCGTTGGCCGGCAACCTAGCCAGAAACCGCTTGGTGTCAAGGTTTTTGGGCCCAAGAACTACTCAAATCGGCCCAATCACCCCTCGAAGAACCGGTTTTTCGGTCGCGGCAGGCCCAGATTGTCCCTCAAAGTGGGCCCTTCATAGTCTTTGCGGAAAATCCCGCGGCGCTGCAGCTCCGGGACGACCTTGTCGACGAAATCGTCGAGGGCCGCCGGGACGAACGGGAACATGATGTTGAAGCCGTCGGAGCCGCGGCCGACCAGCCATTCCTCCATCTGGTCGGCGATGGTCTTGGCCGTGCCGACGAAGGACAGCCCGCCATAGCCGCCGACGCGGTGGGCGAGCTGGCGCACGGTGAGCTTGTCGCGGGCGGCGAGATCGACCATCCGCTGCCGCCCGCTCTTGCTGGCGTTGGTCTCCGGGATTTCGGGGAGCGGGCCGTCGGGATCGAAGCCGGAGGCATCGGTGCCGAGGATGACGGAGAGCGAGGCGATGGCGCTTTCGTAATGCACGCGGCTGTCGAGCAGGGCGCGCTTCTCCTTGGCCTCGTCGACGCTGTCGCCGACCACGACGAAGGCGCCGGGCAGGATCTTGAGGTGCTCGGGATCGCGGCCAACCTTCTCCATGCGGCCCTTGATGTCGGCATAGAGCTTCTGTCCATCGGCGAGGCTGCCGCCGCCGGTGAACACGGCTTCCGCCGTTTCGGCCGCGAGCTGCCTTCCGTCTTCGGACGCGCCGGCCTGCACGATCACCGGCCAACCCTGCACGGGACGGGCGATGTTGAGGGGCCCGCGGACTTTCAGATATTTGCCCTGGTGGTCGAGCACATGCATTTTCGACGGCTCGAAGAACAGCCCGCTCTCGACGTCGCGCACGAAGGCGTCATCGGCGAAGGATCCCACAGGCCGGTGACGACGTCGTAGAACTCGCGGGCGCGCTTGTAGCGCTCGGCATGTTCCATGTGGTCGTCGAGGCCGAAATTCAGCGCCGCGTCGGGATTGGATGTGGTGACGATGTTCCAGCCCGCGCGGCCGCCGCTGAGATGGTCGAGCGAGGCGAAGCGCCGCGCCACATGATAGGGCTCGTCGAAGGTGGTCGATCCCGTCGCGATCAGCCCGATCCGCGCGGTGACCGCGGAGAGCGCCGACAGCAGCGTGAACGGCTCGAACGAGGTCACGGTGTGGCTGCGCTTGAGCGCGTTGACCGGCATGTTCAGGACGGCGAGGTGATCGGCCATGAAGAAGGCATCGAACTTGCCGGCCTCGAGCTTCTGGATCAGCGTCTTGATGTGGCCGAAATTGAAATTGGCGTCAGGCCAGGCCCCCGGATAGCGCCAGGCGCCGGTGTGGATGCTGATCGGGCGCATGAACGCGCTAAGCTTGAGTTGCCGTTGTGCCATCGCGCGGTGTCCGTTCTGGGTGTTGTCGCCGAAGACATAGGGATGCCGCGGAACTCCGCCATCGTCGGGGCGGGAAGATTATTTTGTTTTTCGCGACACCTTCAGCACAATCCCGTCATTCCGGGGCGTCGCGTAGCGGCGAGCCCGGAATCCATCAGGCCGCAGACATCGTGGAGAGATGGATTCCGGGCTCGCGCCAAGAGGCGCGCCCCGGAATGACGGTGGAGAGTGGGGCTGACGCCTCGAACCGATCCGCCGCTCGCGCCGACCAAGCCATGAGCTCGTGGGGAAGCATGACATGGCCGACGCAATGACCGATGACAGGATCGTCCGTATCGACCGGCCGATGCCCTGGATCGGGCGGCTGCTGTCGCTGCCGCTGCTGGCGGCAAGCGTCTATCTGCTGTGGAACGTCGGCCTCGGCCTGCGCCAGGATTTTTCCGGCTTCGGGAGACTGGCCGATGATCTCGTGCCGGTGCTGGTGTTCACGGGGCTCGGGCTGCTCGTCGGCATCCCCGGCCTCATCCTGCTGACGTTTCGCACTTTTGTCGTGCTCAACGAGACGCTGCGCCAGATCGTCATCACCAGGCAGTTCGGCCCGCTGAACATTCGCAATCACCGCAATCTCGCCGACTATCACTTCGTCAGCATTACCGACGATGATGATCCGGAGCTGACGAGCTATGACGTCAATCTCTGCGGCAACAAGGGCACCGAGGCCATCGCGCTGATGAGCTTCACCAAACGCGACGAGGCCAACCAGTTCGCCAACGAGCTCGGGCGGTCGCTGAAGCTTCCGGTGCGCGACTATGTCGGGACCGAGCCTGATGATTCCTGATTAAGGCCAGTCACGAGCTGTTGCTACCCATTGCGGAAATTGCCATCCTCGCGGCCGAACACCGCAATGGAAGGCAAAGACCTCAGTGAACGATTCCATTCCCGCGATTCTGCCGCGCGGCAAGGGCCACCAATTTCTTCTCTATGGCGACTCCTGTTCGGGCGTGCCCGCTGCACCGCACGAACAGACCTTCGCCTCGGTCAATGCGGTCGTTCAACGTCTAAGACCGCAACCTGAATTCATTCTGTTTCCGGGCGATGAAATCATCGGACTAACGCCCGATCCGGGCGTGCTGCGCGCGCAGTGGCGCTACTGGCTGGATACGGAAATGGCATGGCTCGACCGTGCGGCCACCCCGATCTGGCACACAACCGGCAATCACACGACCTATGATCTGATGAGCGAGGCAGTGTTTCGCGCGGTGCTGGACCTGCCGAACAATGGGCCCCCCGGGGCAAGCCGGCCTCTCCTATTTCGTGCGGCGCGGCGACCTCTTGATGGTGTTCGTCAACACACTCTGGAGCGGCCTTGGCGGTGAAGGCCATGTCGAACTCGCCTGGTTGGAAGCAACGCTCCGGGAACATGGCGACGCCCGACATAAGCTCGTGCTTGGCCATCATCCGGTATTTCCGATCAACGGCTTTACGGGGACGTATCAGCGCGAGATCGGCCACGAATATTCTCGCCCGTTTTGGGACATCCTGGTGAACCAAAACGTGCTGGCCTATCTGTGCAGCCACATCCTCGCCTTCGACGTGCAGGCGCATCGCGGCGTCCTGCAGATTTGCACTGCGGGCGCGGGAACGGCCCACAGGATGCCGGAAGGCGTCGAGTACCTGCATTGCGTTCAGGCTGCGCTTGACGAGCAAGGCCTGCGTTATCAGGTGCTCGATATCGACGGCGCCGTCAGGGAGCGGATGGAATGGCCGTTGCCCGATCCTGATCCTGCCGGGTGGAGAGAGCTGCCGCTCGGAGATGTCGAAGCGCCGTTGAGCGGGTGTGTGCAGAGCGGAGGTCGGATCGAGCTGAGACTATTGGGGCAAAGCGCCGCGACCGATGTCGCGTCGGCCCAGACGATTTTGACGGCCTTCGCGCCTGGTTCGATCGCGCCGTTCTGGCTCGGGCTCCGCGGGCCGAAGCAAACCCTGACAGCGATCGTTGGTCGTCAGCCGGGGCGTAGTCCGTCCTATTGGTTTGGACCTGATCTTCCAGCAGGCGACGGTTTCGATATCCACGTCACGATCTATCCGGATATGGGTCCCGGCGGTCTCCTGTACCGCCATCACAACTCCTCCCTCTGGTCGTCGTTCACTGCTGCGGCGGCGCAAGGCCTGGAGCAGCTTTCGTGGCCGCGGCATTGGGCGATCGGTCACGGGCAAGGCGGCAGCGAAGACCGCGCCTTCAGAGGTGCGGCCTTGAATGTGCTGATCGCGTGAGCGGGCCTCAAAAAATCTGCGGCTGGGTCAGCTCAAGACATCCTTCTGCATCTTGCCGCCGTAGAAATGGAAGAACGGCACCGGCGCGTCGTGGCGGAGCGGGCCGGTGGCAAGGCGGGTGTCGAGCTCGTTGAGCACGTTGCGCGTCATCGGATGCAGATCGGCAAGCGGCTTTGAGCCGAGCTCGACCCAGACCAACTCGACCAGCTCAGCGTCCGCATGAATCACGCCCTCGACGCGGTGGGTGATCGCGGAGGCATCCGCCGTGAAGAAGCGCGTATCGAACCGCTTGACGCGGCCGGGCGGGGTGATCGCGCGCGCGATCAGGAACAGGCTTGATGGGTCAGGCAACAGGCCCGCGTCCGCAAACGGCTTCCAGTTGCCCTCGAGCTTCGGCACTTTGCCCTCCGCCTTGCGGCCGAGGCAAAGGCCGGTCTCCTCGCAGGCCTCGCGGATCGCGGCGATCGCCAGCGACTTCGCGCGCGAGGCCGGTGTCTTCGGACTGCCCTTGGCGAGGTTGGCTTCCAGCTCGGGCGTGATGGGCGCCGCGCAGGGCACGCGATGGTCGTCCTTGTCGACACGGCCGCCGGGGAAGACGAATTTTCCGGGCATGAACACCACCTTGTCGTGGCGCTTGCCGACCAGAACCTTTGGAATGGCGCCGCTGCGATCGACCAGGATCAGTGTCGCGGCATCCTTCGGGCGGAAATAGGGATGGTGGTCGGCTTCCTTGCCCTCGTGAATCTTGGCCTTTTCCCCTTGCGCAATATCCGTCATGTCCTCACCCGCAACCGCTTTTGCTTATTTGGCTACACCGGCGGAATACCATCCGGCGGGCTGTCGTCAAACCCGTGCATGCGCAGAGCCCATTGCAAGCCGACCACAGCTCCCTTCACCGGTTGCAACAAGGCCAGCGAGGCGACGAAGGTGAAGGGCAGATAGGCCGCGAAGCTGAGCCAGATCGGCGTGGTGTAATTGGTCTCGATCCACAAGATGGAAGGCACCACGACGTGGCCGACCATGACGATGACGAGATAGGCGGGCAGATCGTCGGCACGATGCGGGGTGAAGTCGAGGCCGCAGGCCGAACAATTGTCCGCCGTCTTCAGGAAGGCGCGGAACAGCTTGCCTTCGCCGCAGCGCGGGCAGCGGCCGCGAAAGCCGCGCCGCATCGCGCTCCAAAGATCGCGCTTTTCGATCAGGCCGGTCTCGCGCGTCCAGATCTTTGGGACCGTGTTCATCGCTACCAGGCCTTGCCCTTTCCGCTCTTGCCCTTGCTTTTGCCCTTCTTCGCCTTGCCGGATTTCTTCTCCGGCTTGCGCTTGCTCGGGCTGCGTCCGGGATGCGCCATGAACGAGGGACGGCGCTGCGGACTGGATGACCTGCGGCCGCGCGGTGCGGTCTCGCCGCTCGACGACAGCAGCTCGAAGCGCAGCGCGCCTGCGATCGGGGCTGCTTCGATCAGCCGGACGTCGACCACGTCACCCAGCTGATGCATGGTGCCGCTGCGCGTGCCGACCAGGGCGTGGCGGCCCTCGTCATAGTTGAAATATTCCGTGCCCAAGGACCTGATCGGGATCAGCCCGTCGGCGCCGGTATCAGCGAGCTTGACGAACAGGCCGGCGCGCGTGACCCCGGAGACGCGGCCCTGGAAGGTCGACCCGATGCGGTCGGCGAGGTGATGCGCGATCAGCCGGTCGACCGTCTCGCGCTCCGCCTTCATCGCGCGCCGCTCGGTCACCGAAATGTGGGCTGCGACTTCGCTTAAGGTTTCCGGCGTCTCGCTGTCGGGCAGCGCACCCTCGCCAAGACCGAGCGCGCGGACCAGCGCGCGGTGCACGACGAGATCGGCATAGCGGCGGATCGGCGAGGTGAAATGCGCGTAGCGGCGCAGGTTCAGGCCGAAATGACCGTAATTCTCCGCGGAATATTCGGCCTGCGCCTGCGCGCGCAGCACGACTTCGCTGACCAGCGGGAAGTGGTCCTGGCCTTCGAGCTGCGCCAGCGCGCGGTTGAACAGAGCGGGGCGCAGCGCGCCACTTTTGGCGAAGGGAACGTCGAGCGTCTGCAAAAACTCTGCGAGGGCGTGGACCTTCTCCAGCGTCGGCTCGTCATGCACGCGGTAGATCAGCGGCAGCGACTTCTTCTCCAGCATCTCGGCGGCCGCGACATTGGCGAGGATCATGAACTCCTCGATCAGCTTGTGCGCATCCAGCCTGTCAGGCACGATGACGCGATCGACCGTGCCGTCGCTCTTGAGCAGGATCTTGCGCTCGGGCAGATCGAGATTGAGCGGATCGCGCTCGTCGCGGGCGCGCTTGACGCAGGCATAGGCGGCATAAAGCGGCTTCAGGATGGGCTCGAGCAGGGGACCGGTGGTGTCGTCCGGCCGTCCGTCGATCGCGGCCTGTGCCTGCGCGTAATTCAGCTTGGCCGCGGAGCGCATCAGGACGCGGTGGAAGCTGTGCGAACGCTTGCGTCCATCCGGCGCAATGATCATCCGCACCGCGAGTGCGCCGCGCGGCTCGCCCGGCACCAGCGAGCAGAGATCGTTGGAGATGCGCTCGGGCAGCATCGGTACGACGCGGTCGGGGAAATAGACCGAATTGCCGCGGTCGAGCGCGTTGCGGTCGAGCGCGGTGCCCGGCCGGACGTAGAAGCTCACATCGGCGATGGCGACGTCGACGATGAAGCCGCCCTTGTTGTTCGGATCGGGATCGGGTTGCGCATGCACCGCGTCGTCGTGATCCTTGGCATCGGGCGGATCGATGGTGACGAGCGGAACGTCGCGCCAATCCTCGCGTCCCCTGAGATTTGCGGGCTCGGCCGCTTCCGCCTCGCGCTCCGCCGCGGGCGAGAATTGCAGCGGGATATCGTGGGCGTAGATCGCGATCAGGCTGATCGCCTTCTCCGACTTGACCGAGCCGAGCTTCTCCTTCACGCGCCCGGAGGCGAGGCCAAAGCCGCGCGAGCGGACGATGTCGACGCTGACGAGGTCGCCGTCCTGCGCGCCGTGGGTCTCGGTGGGGGCGATGTTCAGTTCGCGGTCGGCAGACTTCTTGTCCACCGGGATCAGCCGTCCACCGCCTTCGGGAAGCTCGCGGAACACGCCGAGGATGCGGGTCTTGGTCTTGTCGAAGACCTTGATGATGTGGCCGCGATAAGCCGGGCCTTCGCTCTCGTTCGACGGCTCGACGTGCAGCAGCGCGCGATCGCCGACGCCGGCTGCAGTGCCGGGCTTGGGCCGGCGCGGCATTTGGATGATGATTTTGGGGGGCTCGCCGCTCTCGACCTCGTCCCATTCGGTGGGGGAGGCGATCAGCTCGCCGTCGGCGTCGCGGCCGGTGATGTCAGCGACGAGCGTCGGCGGCAGGCTGTCCGGCTCCGAGATCTTGTGGCGTTTCTTCTTGACGACACCATCATCGGCGAGCTCGCGCAGCATGCGCTTGAGCTCGACGCGATCGGCGTTCTTCAGGCCGAACTCCCGCGCGATCTCGCGGGTGCCGACATTTCCGTGGTTTGCCTTGATGAAGGCGACGATGGCGTCCCGGTCGGGAAAGCCACGGTCATTCTTGCGTTTCACTTAGCCTCTTAAGTCGTGCCGGCACTCTTCTTGGCCGGAGCTTTGGCGGCAACCGCCTTGGTCGCCGACGCCTTGACGGCCGAAGTCTTGGCCGTCGACGACACGGCTGCGCGCGCCTTGCTGGTGGATTCGGATTTGGTTTTGGCCGCGGCTTTCTTCGCGGCCGGTTTCTTCGGCTTTGGCGCGGTGTCCGCGCCATCGGCGGCTTTGGCGGCCTTCGCCTTCTTCGCAGGCTTGGCGGCCTTCTTCGGCTTGCCGCCACCCTTGGCCGCGCGTTCGTCGATCAGCGCGATCGCTTGCGCCAGCGTGACCGAATCCTTCTCGAACTCGCCGGGAATGGTCGCGTTGACGCCGCCGGCGGTGACGTAGGGGCCGTAGCGGCCGCCCTTCACTGTGACGGTGCCGAGGGTGGGATGATCGCCGATGACCTTGCCGGGATCGGCGCCGAAACGGCGGCTCGGGCCCTTGGCAATTTTCTCGGCAATCAGCGTCACGGCGCGGTTGAGGCCGATGTCGAAGACCTCATCGCCGGCCTCCAGGCTGGCGTAGGTTTTCTCGTGCTTGACGAACGGCCCGAAGCGGCCGAGGCCTGCGGTGATCGGCTCGCCGGTTTCCGGATGCTTGCCGATCTCGCGCGGCAGCGACAACAGCTTGAGCGCATGCTCGAGCTCGATATCGCCGGGCGAGGTACCCTTGGGGATGCCCGCGCGCTTCGGCTTCTCGCCTTCGGCATAGTCCTTCTGCTCGCCGAGCTGGATGTAGGGGCCGAACCGGCCGGCCTTGACCCAGACGTCGCGACCCGTATCAGGATCCTGTCCCAGCGACCGGTCGGCGCTGGCCTCGCCGTCGGCGGCGAGCTGACGGGTGTAGCGGCATTCCGGATAGTTCGAGCAGCCGACGAAGGCGCCGAACTTGCCGGCCTTCAGATTGAGCCGGCCATTGCCGCAACTCGGGCACTGCCGGATGTCGCCGCCGTCGGTGCGCTGCGGATAGATGTGCTGTCCGAGGAGGTCGTCGAGCACGTCCAGCACCTGCGCGACGCGCAGATCCTTGATCTCGTCGACCGCGCCGATGAAGCCGGTCCAGAAATCCTTCAGCACCTGCTGCCAGGAGATCTCGTTATTGGAGATGCGATCGAGCTGCTCTTCCAGATTGGCGGTGAAGTCATACTCGACATAGCGGCTGAAGAAGCTTTCGAGGAACGCGACCACGACGCGGCCCTTGTCCTCGCCGTGCAGGCGCTTCTTCTCCAGCTTGACGTAGCCGCGGTCCTTCAGGACCTGCAGGATCGAGGCGTAGGTCGAGGGCCGGCCGATGCCGAGCTCTTCCATGCGCTTGACCAGCGAGGCCTCCGAAAAACGCGGCGGCGGCTCGGTGAAATGCTGGGTGACGGCGAGCGACTGCCGCTTCAGGGCGTCGTTCGGGCTCATCGCCGGCAGGCGGCGGAATCCTCATCCTCTTCGTCGTCGCGGCCTTCCTGATAAAGCGCGAGGAAACCGTCGAACTTGACGACCTGGCCGGTGGCGCGCAGCTCCAGCGTGCGGCCGCCGACCTTCGCGGTGATATCGACCGTGGTGCGCTCCAGCTCGGCCGATTCCATCTGGCTCGCGATGGTGCGCTTCCAGATCAGCTCG encodes the following:
- a CDS encoding alpha/beta fold hydrolase, which translates into the protein MTAPLHPPGPEAALTTPPSAAAPRTQPSTLISHNFSTPRQTTHYIACGPANGPLMIFLHGWPSIGLMWRAQMDAFAADGWHCVAPDLRGFGGSSAPASNDAYAIEEVVADMTELHDHLGGKPAIWVSHDWGVVVAAELAAHEPERSRGVVLTSLAYQPDGHVLRTVVPLVDRTIYPADQYPDGQWDYYRYYTTHFEAAVADLDADQAASLASIFRRGDAAGVGKVSPNAVVTRNGGRFGAAHRASLIQPDPALWPPADFDVLVQAFRVHGFRPSCAWYLNDDANIAYARRAPNGGRLSQPVLFVNGDFDQICSITGNRQADPMRAACADLTVTSLPSGHWLPLERKAELIQAIRSWVVSKNLLGSAPKARKRR
- the rpmG gene encoding 50S ribosomal protein L33, whose product is MAKAVTIKVKLVSSADTGFYYVAKKNSRTMTDKLVKKKYDPVARKHVEFRESKIK
- a CDS encoding NUDIX hydrolase, which translates into the protein MTDIAQGEKAKIHEGKEADHHPYFRPKDAATLILVDRSGAIPKVLVGKRHDKVVFMPGKFVFPGGRVDKDDHRVPCAAPITPELEANLAKGSPKTPASRAKSLAIAAIREACEETGLCLGRKAEGKVPKLEGNWKPFADAGLLPDPSSLFLIARAITPPGRVKRFDTRFFTADASAITHRVEGVIHADAELVELVWVELGSKPLADLHPMTRNVLNELDTRLATGPLRHDAPVPFFHFYGGKMQKDVLS
- a CDS encoding DUF983 domain-containing protein, whose translation is MVAMNTVPKIWTRETGLIEKRDLWSAMRRGFRGRCPRCGEGKLFRAFLKTADNCSACGLDFTPHRADDLPAYLVIVMVGHVVVPSILWIETNYTTPIWLSFAAYLPFTFVASLALLQPVKGAVVGLQWALRMHGFDDSPPDGIPPV
- the rnr gene encoding ribonuclease R, which translates into the protein MKRKNDRGFPDRDAIVAFIKANHGNVGTREIAREFGLKNADRVELKRMLRELADDGVVKKKRHKISEPDSLPPTLVADITGRDADGELIASPTEWDEVESGEPPKIIIQMPRRPKPGTAAGVGDRALLHVEPSNESEGPAYRGHIIKVFDKTKTRILGVFRELPEGGGRLIPVDKKSADRELNIAPTETHGAQDGDLVSVDIVRSRGFGLASGRVKEKLGSVKSEKAISLIAIYAHDIPLQFSPAAEREAEAAEPANLRGREDWRDVPLVTIDPPDAKDHDDAVHAQPDPDPNNKGGFIVDVAIADVSFYVRPGTALDRNALDRGNSVYFPDRVVPMLPERISNDLCSLVPGEPRGALAVRMIIAPDGRKRSHSFHRVLMRSAAKLNYAQAQAAIDGRPDDTTGPLLEPILKPLYAAYACVKRARDERDPLNLDLPERKILLKSDGTVDRVIVPDRLDAHKLIEEFMILANVAAAEMLEKKSLPLIYRVHDEPTLEKVHALAEFLQTLDVPFAKSGALRPALFNRALAQLEGQDHFPLVSEVVLRAQAQAEYSAENYGHFGLNLRRYAHFTSPIRRYADLVVHRALVRALGLGEGALPDSETPETLSEVAAHISVTERRAMKAERETVDRLIAHHLADRIGSTFQGRVSGVTRAGLFVKLADTGADGLIPIRSLGTEYFNYDEGRHALVGTRSGTMHQLGDVVDVRLIEAAPIAGALRFELLSSSGETAPRGRRSSSPQRRPSFMAHPGRSPSKRKPEKKSGKAKKGKSKGKSGKGKAW